Proteins from a genomic interval of Pseudodesulfovibrio nedwellii:
- a CDS encoding dienelactone hydrolase family protein, with protein MLVILVTEIWGRTPHVDLMAETLGLISNMVKVVDPYDETDQQFTNEEEAYSSFITRCGHDEYTRRVSHAVSRATEPVHLVGFSAGAGAVWATVCEGIKDTVHDALCFYGSSIRTMLDAVPTVPVELIFPEHEPHFNVQDVVHTLREKPMTQCHTVPYGHGFMNPLSANYDSEGYKLWSQWIQNHLISFP; from the coding sequence GTGTTGGTTATCCTCGTCACGGAGATTTGGGGACGCACTCCACATGTCGATTTGATGGCTGAAACACTTGGTCTCATCTCGAATATGGTCAAAGTCGTTGATCCTTATGATGAAACCGACCAACAATTCACAAACGAAGAGGAAGCATACTCCTCTTTCATCACACGATGTGGGCATGACGAATATACCCGGCGAGTATCACATGCAGTTTCAAGAGCCACGGAACCTGTGCACCTTGTTGGGTTCAGCGCCGGAGCCGGGGCTGTGTGGGCGACCGTCTGCGAAGGGATAAAGGACACAGTTCACGACGCCCTGTGTTTCTACGGGTCATCAATCCGTACCATGCTCGACGCGGTTCCAACCGTGCCTGTCGAATTAATTTTCCCCGAGCATGAACCCCATTTCAACGTACAAGACGTGGTTCATACTTTGCGCGAAAAACCAATGACACAGTGCCACACCGTTCCTTACGGCCATGGCTTCATGAACCCATTATCCGCCAACTACGATAGTGAAGGATATAAACTCTGGTCTCAATGGATTCAAAATCATTTAATTTCATTCCCTTAA